The following coding sequences lie in one Phragmites australis chromosome 8, lpPhrAust1.1, whole genome shotgun sequence genomic window:
- the LOC133926236 gene encoding mitogen-activated protein kinase kinase SIPKK-like, which translates to MGKPPKLALPSHESTIGKFLTQSGTFKDGDLLVNKDGLRIVSQSEKGEAPPIEPLDNQLSLDDLDVIKVIGKGSSGNVQLVRHKFTGQFFALKVIQLNIEDSIRRQIAQELKISLSTQCQYVVMCYQCFYVNGVISVVLEYMDGGSLADFLKTVKTIPEDYLAAICKQVLQGMMYLHSEKHIIYRDLKPSNILINHRGEVKISDFGVSAIISSSSGQRDTFTGTCNYMAPERISGKKHGYMSDIWSLGLVMLECATGDFPFPPRESFYELLEAVVDQPPPSAPPNQFSPEFCSFISACIQKDASDRSSAQVLLGHPFLSMYDDLHIDLASYFTTAGSPLATFKQRA; encoded by the exons ATGGGGAAGCCGCCCAAGCTCGCCCTCCCCTCCCACGAGTCCACCATCGGCAAATTCTT GACGCAGAGCGGGACGTTCAAGGACGGCGATTTGCTTGTCAACAAGGACGGCCTCCGCATCGTCTCGCAGAGCGAGAAAGGCGAG GCTCCTCCTATAGAGCCGTTGGATAATCAGTTGAGCTTAGATGATCTAGACGTAATCAAAGTGATCGGGAAAGGTAGTAGTGGAAACGTGCAATTGGTCCGCCACAAATTTACTGGCCAGTTTTTTGCTCTGAAG GTTATACAGCTAAATATTGAGGATAGTATACGCAGACAGATTGCCCAGGAGTTGAAAATAAGCTTGTCAACACAGTGCCAATATGTTGTCATGTGCTATCAGTGTTTTTATGTCAATGGCGTCATTTCTGTTGTTTTGGAGTACATGGACGGTGGCTCTCTTGCTGATTTCTTGAAGACTGTGAAAACCATTCCAGAGGACTACCTTGCTGCAATCTGTAAGCAG GTATTACAAGGAATGATGTACTTGCACAGTGAGAAGCACATTATATACCGAGATCTGAAACCATcgaatatattgataaatcatAGAGGTGAAGTAAAAATATCAGACTTCGGTGTAAGTGCCATTATTTCGAGCTCCTCTGGACAACGAGATACATTTACTGGCACATGCAACTACATGGCG CCAGAAAGAATCAGTGGAAAGAAACATGGTTATATGAGTGATATCTGGAGCTTGGGGCTAGTAATGCTGGAATGTGCAACCGGCGATTTTCCATTTCCTCCTCGTGAAAGCTTTTACGAACTTCTTGAAGCTGTTGTTGATCAACCGCCACCATCTGCACCACCGAACCAGTTTTCACCGGAATTCTGCTCGTTTATTTCGGCCTG TATCCAAAAGGATGCTAGTGATAGGTCATCAGCACAAGTATTATTG GGTCATCCATTCCTGAGCATGTACGACGACCTGCATATAGATCTCGCTTCCTACTTCACTACCGCCGGATCTCCACTCGCCACCTTCAA GCAAAGGGCGTGA
- the LOC133926237 gene encoding RNA-binding protein 2-like isoform X2 codes for MRDHRGEARPAMAAPFVYRSSSIDGNNPRGDYPGYLPPEVSSASYYTSRAPVLPGGPDIHRNDVPLHSRAYGLDGPAGVINPALPGLSGLAAGARARGPGPLEDPALAGLSGLAPARAQGSIPSEDPALVRRSSSLGKSAGIPDIERHGPLLNLDGPSEDESNILFVDGLPTDCTRREVAHLFRPFVGFKDIRVVHKEPRRSGDKAYVLCFVEFENAKCAFTAMEALQEYRFDDRKPDAPVLKIHFARFPFRLPAVQDDRKRPIVH; via the exons ATGAGAGATCACCGGGGCGAGGCGAGGCCAGCCATGGCGGCGCCCTTCGTCTACCGCAGCTCCTCCATCGACGGCAACA ATCCACGGGGTGATTATCCTGGGTATCTTCCACCTGAGGTCTCTTCAGCATCTTATTACACTTCAAGAGCTCCTGTGCTACCGGGTGGACCAGATATTCATAGAAACGAT GTGCCATTACATTCAAGAGCTTATGGTTTGGATGGTCCAGCAGGAGTGATTAATCCTGCTTTGCCTGGCCTGAGTGGACTAGCTGCTGGAGCTAGGGCTCGGGGACCTGGTCCTTTGGAAGACCCAGCTTTAGCTGGGCTGAGTGGACTAGCTCCAGCTAGGGCACAGGGATCTATTCCATCAGAAGATCCGGCTTTAGTAAGGAGAAGTTCTTCTCTAGGCAAAAGTGCTGGTATTCCAGACATTGAGCGCCACGGCCCACTTTTGAACCTTGATGGACCCTCAGAAGATGAATCCAACATTCTTTTTGTTGATGGTCTCCCTACTGATTGCACAAGGCGAGAAGTAGCTC ATTTGTTTCGTCCTTTCGTTGGCTTCAAGGATATCAGAGTAGTGCACAAGGAACCTAGACGG AGCGGTGACAAGGCTTATGTTCTATGCTTTGTGGAGTTTGAGAATGCAAAATGTGCATTCACTGCTATGGAGGCTCTCCAAG AATACCGCTTCGATGACAGGAAGCCTGACGCCCCAGTTCTTAAGATCCACTTTGCAAGGTTCCCTTTCCGCCTGCCTGCTGTGCAGGATGATAGGAAACGCCCTATCGTGCACTGA
- the LOC133926237 gene encoding RNA-binding protein 2-like isoform X1 has translation MRDHRGEARPAMAAPFVYRSSSIDGNTDPRGDYPGYLPPEVSSASYYTSRAPVLPGGPDIHRNDVPLHSRAYGLDGPAGVINPALPGLSGLAAGARARGPGPLEDPALAGLSGLAPARAQGSIPSEDPALVRRSSSLGKSAGIPDIERHGPLLNLDGPSEDESNILFVDGLPTDCTRREVAHLFRPFVGFKDIRVVHKEPRRSGDKAYVLCFVEFENAKCAFTAMEALQEYRFDDRKPDAPVLKIHFARFPFRLPAVQDDRKRPIVH, from the exons ATGAGAGATCACCGGGGCGAGGCGAGGCCAGCCATGGCGGCGCCCTTCGTCTACCGCAGCTCCTCCATCGACGGCAACA CAGATCCACGGGGTGATTATCCTGGGTATCTTCCACCTGAGGTCTCTTCAGCATCTTATTACACTTCAAGAGCTCCTGTGCTACCGGGTGGACCAGATATTCATAGAAACGAT GTGCCATTACATTCAAGAGCTTATGGTTTGGATGGTCCAGCAGGAGTGATTAATCCTGCTTTGCCTGGCCTGAGTGGACTAGCTGCTGGAGCTAGGGCTCGGGGACCTGGTCCTTTGGAAGACCCAGCTTTAGCTGGGCTGAGTGGACTAGCTCCAGCTAGGGCACAGGGATCTATTCCATCAGAAGATCCGGCTTTAGTAAGGAGAAGTTCTTCTCTAGGCAAAAGTGCTGGTATTCCAGACATTGAGCGCCACGGCCCACTTTTGAACCTTGATGGACCCTCAGAAGATGAATCCAACATTCTTTTTGTTGATGGTCTCCCTACTGATTGCACAAGGCGAGAAGTAGCTC ATTTGTTTCGTCCTTTCGTTGGCTTCAAGGATATCAGAGTAGTGCACAAGGAACCTAGACGG AGCGGTGACAAGGCTTATGTTCTATGCTTTGTGGAGTTTGAGAATGCAAAATGTGCATTCACTGCTATGGAGGCTCTCCAAG AATACCGCTTCGATGACAGGAAGCCTGACGCCCCAGTTCTTAAGATCCACTTTGCAAGGTTCCCTTTCCGCCTGCCTGCTGTGCAGGATGATAGGAAACGCCCTATCGTGCACTGA